In Thermodesulfobacteriota bacterium, a genomic segment contains:
- a CDS encoding NarK family nitrate/nitrite MFS transporter — MEIMNKAIRIQLLDFKSPQMRAFHVTWFAFFLCFFGWFGIAPLMAVVRDDLHLTKTQIGNTIIASVAITILFRLIIGRLCDRIGPRLAYTWLLILGSLPVMGIGLSNSYETFLLFRLAIGAIGASFVITQYHTSVMFAPNCVGTANATTAGWGNLGGGVTQMVMPLIFAAFLSLGIDKFLSWRLSMVVPGALLFLTGIGYYFLTQDAPNGNYKELREKGELPPANDGQHGSFMLAAKDYRVWALFVVYAACFGVELTINNIAALYYYDQFSLDLETAGLIASLFGLMNIFARTLGGVYSDRFAAKFGLKGRVSLLFAVLLLEGLALIVFSQMSILFTAVTSMIVFSLFVQMSEGATYGVVPFVNKKALGSVAGIVGAGGNAGAVAAGFLFRAESLSTQQGLMYLGILVVIASGFALLVRFSPEVVAEEKEALQQALAQRAVAN; from the coding sequence ATGGAAATCATGAATAAAGCCATCCGGATTCAGTTGCTCGATTTTAAGTCACCTCAAATGCGCGCCTTTCACGTTACTTGGTTCGCCTTTTTCTTGTGTTTCTTCGGCTGGTTTGGTATCGCTCCACTCATGGCCGTTGTCAGAGATGACCTGCATCTCACCAAAACCCAGATTGGGAACACCATAATCGCATCAGTAGCCATTACCATTCTCTTTCGTCTCATCATAGGCCGCCTTTGCGACCGTATAGGGCCTCGCCTGGCGTACACCTGGCTTCTCATCCTCGGATCGTTACCGGTTATGGGAATTGGTCTTTCTAATAGCTACGAAACATTTTTGTTATTCCGATTGGCCATAGGTGCTATCGGCGCTTCCTTTGTGATCACTCAATATCACACCTCGGTCATGTTCGCTCCTAACTGTGTCGGTACGGCTAATGCTACTACGGCGGGTTGGGGCAATTTGGGAGGAGGTGTAACTCAGATGGTGATGCCGCTTATATTCGCAGCCTTCTTGAGTCTGGGAATAGACAAATTTTTGAGTTGGCGTCTCTCCATGGTTGTCCCCGGCGCCCTTCTCTTTCTTACCGGTATTGGATATTACTTTCTTACCCAGGATGCTCCAAACGGCAACTACAAAGAATTGCGTGAGAAAGGCGAGCTTCCACCGGCCAATGATGGCCAACATGGTTCGTTTATGCTTGCGGCCAAGGATTACCGCGTCTGGGCCCTTTTTGTAGTTTATGCCGCTTGCTTTGGGGTGGAGTTAACCATTAACAACATTGCCGCCCTCTACTACTATGACCAATTTAGCCTGGACCTGGAGACTGCCGGGTTGATTGCCAGTCTGTTTGGCCTTATGAATATCTTTGCCCGAACCCTGGGCGGTGTATACTCAGACCGTTTTGCCGCTAAATTTGGGCTAAAGGGTCGGGTCAGCTTGTTATTTGCCGTTTTGTTGCTGGAAGGCCTAGCGCTCATTGTCTTCTCCCAAATGTCCATACTTTTTACAGCCGTCACCTCTATGATCGTGTTCAGTTTGTTCGTGCAGATGTCCGAGGGTGCAACCTACGGAGTGGTTCCATTCGTGAATAAAAAAGCCTTGGGGTCGGTAGCCGGTATCGTAGGCGCTGGTGGCAATGCCGGGGCGGTTGCCGCAGGATTTCTCTTCAGGGCAGAGAGCTTGAGCACGCAACAAGGTTTGATGTATCTTGGTATACTAGTCGTCATCGCCTCCGGTTTTGCCTTATTGGTTAGATTCTCGCCAGAGGTGGTAGCAGAGGAGAAAGAGGCGCTACAGCAAGCCTTGGCTCAAAGGGCGGTAGCAAACTAG
- a CDS encoding alginate export family protein — protein sequence MLSLYKAYSFAVLLTLFCFIHVSPSRAFDLERSDIRVSGGVDIRLRNELWSTFEREGADTDRIYDFFLIRARGFIDIIWKNLTIHVMGQGVKAFNLPENGAFGPGPLYFNASDQDTGPGNFQVVEAYLHLKDIHGFYLKGGRIGILEGAEVLYGEPKIDWVIKARLSERLIGNWDWVNIGRRFDGGTAGYANKNLDLNLFGANVTFGGYDFDDGYWKDLDTVVVLGGSFTIKQDIVVPNTQFRVFNYFYFDDRTPARDLAGDDLEINTTGLSVVGAYNTGPGQVDLMLWFAFQLGNFGDLDQKALAFIAELGYQFMSAPWKPWIRAGIAYASGDGDPDDSDNGTFFNMVPTNHKWYGYADAVAFMNLINPYLQLILTPHEKVSFAVDGHLFRLASDDEFWISGSGPFNNQAFGYVFNRPVERKDIEKNLGGEIDLTLGIKPVRFLTLEIGYSHFFGGKGVDAVFDKEDQLDWFYAQATVNFSK from the coding sequence ATGTTATCCCTATACAAAGCCTACAGCTTTGCCGTGTTATTAACCTTGTTTTGTTTTATTCATGTCTCCCCAAGCAGGGCATTTGACCTAGAGAGATCGGATATAAGAGTGAGCGGTGGAGTAGACATTAGGCTTAGAAACGAGCTTTGGAGCACCTTTGAAAGAGAGGGAGCAGACACAGACAGAATTTATGATTTCTTTCTCATAAGGGCGCGAGGATTTATCGATATTATCTGGAAGAACCTCACGATTCATGTGATGGGCCAGGGGGTTAAGGCGTTCAACCTCCCGGAAAACGGCGCCTTTGGACCAGGCCCTTTGTACTTTAATGCAAGCGACCAGGACACCGGCCCTGGAAATTTCCAGGTCGTAGAAGCCTACTTACACCTGAAAGATATCCACGGCTTTTATTTAAAAGGCGGACGCATAGGAATCCTGGAAGGCGCTGAGGTGCTTTACGGAGAGCCAAAGATTGACTGGGTTATAAAAGCAAGGCTTTCAGAAAGACTCATCGGCAACTGGGATTGGGTCAATATAGGCAGGAGGTTTGACGGAGGAACTGCCGGCTATGCCAATAAAAATCTTGACCTAAATCTCTTTGGAGCAAACGTTACCTTTGGTGGATATGATTTTGATGATGGATACTGGAAAGACCTCGACACCGTAGTGGTCTTGGGGGGCTCCTTCACCATAAAACAGGACATCGTTGTTCCCAATACACAGTTCAGGGTTTTCAACTATTTCTATTTCGACGACCGCACACCGGCAAGAGATCTAGCCGGTGACGACCTGGAGATTAACACCACCGGGTTAAGCGTCGTAGGGGCCTATAATACTGGCCCCGGCCAGGTGGATTTAATGCTCTGGTTTGCGTTCCAGTTGGGGAATTTTGGAGACCTAGACCAGAAGGCGCTGGCTTTTATTGCCGAGCTGGGTTATCAGTTCATGAGCGCGCCGTGGAAACCTTGGATAAGGGCGGGAATTGCTTATGCCTCCGGGGATGGTGACCCGGATGATTCCGATAACGGTACGTTTTTCAACATGGTGCCTACCAATCATAAATGGTATGGGTACGCCGATGCGGTTGCTTTCATGAACCTGATTAATCCTTATCTCCAATTAATTCTCACTCCACACGAGAAAGTGAGTTTTGCAGTAGACGGGCACTTATTCCGCTTGGCTTCAGACGATGAGTTTTGGATTAGCGGCTCCGGACCGTTTAATAATCAAGCATTTGGATATGTCTTCAACAGGCCGGTTGAAAGAAAAGACATAGAAAAAAATCTTGGAGGTGAAATTGACCTTACTCTGGGTATCAAGCCGGTCAGATTCCTGACCCTAGAAATAGGCTATTCACACTTCTTTGGAGGAAAGGGAGTAGATGCGGTATTCGATAAAGAAGACCAGCTCGATTGGTTTTACGCTCAAGCTACGGTTAATTTTAGTAAATGA
- a CDS encoding FAD-dependent oxidoreductase: protein MGLNTERVVIVGNGMAGLTALQEILRKKKKNLDIVVFGDEPYPSYNRILLSEVLSGKRGFTQLTLKPRKWYEENGIRLYTGARVTEVDAGKGRVYTESGSLKSSLFDPRLDRGYPRSHGFSSPYDKLLLATGSLPSIPPIQGTEKKGVFVYRTVEDVWGMMEMARYKKRAVVIGGGLLGLEAAKALKDNGMEVTVVHLLDRLMEQQLDFTAASLLKAQLERMGIRILMERVTEEVLGNGNVTGVRFRDGETVDADLVLICTGIRPNAELGKKAGLMVNRGVVVNDYLETSNSNIYAVGECVEHRGRTYGLFDPLIEQARIVADSIAGEGELTYEGSLVSAVLKVAGINLVSIGNFLGGEGFDEVAYSDQELGLYKKVVLQNNRVVGAVLMGDVTEYRRLFKLIKEGTEVSGRRQSLLWGENTLETNVETTRRVVSTVKSEEETAVEEINGDVPLVPEEPPPHYVTDNDRQRARANKWLTKMDTPRIKSEGLEVDFERYRREGFSVIPPEDLYRLKTYGYCSQKQEGYFMRRIRVPGGEITASQLEQVAHLAEEYGGWVHLTTRHNIELHWTQVENSEKIDNALKDVGLTTRSACGHTFRNITACEQAGICEDEIIDVRPWVKIVHNYVIDNSPFLNRKLPRRLNVYFAGCGSCRAFARLNDIAFVAVWGKYQGAMIPGFEIWVGGSLGAKPHLSHKLLDFVTPEQALPAVQTITEIYTRHGYVRGNANPRLKVLIDEWGFDRFKEEFLSLFSYRSIPLEISEVLNACDLENKNNGSISEEGIYPQQQKGYYRVVVRVPLGELTSKQTLALCRLSLEYGDGRLIVTKQQNLELQWVKKEKLLKLLKALREIGLSPKGAGSILDVQACSGTTFCIWGVSDSQGTGDTLIRHIAEKKYMEDEEVRKIRIHISGCPNSCAQHQVAEIGLSGSNGKYFLYLGGHMNGDARVGTVVRSNIAPDEINLTLDTIIDLYLGMREEKESFAVFVERVGTEKLSKLLSERLDTPEAVQNRASLAEKSKIDPADSIVKEYTIRFKLNGKTTTIKVCRNEKILQKGLDEGLPLPFSCQQGSCGTCKLRVKGKFHQGQVEGITPEEIASGYALICMAEPRGDMEVEV from the coding sequence ATGGGCTTAAATACCGAGAGGGTCGTCATAGTCGGAAACGGAATGGCCGGCTTAACTGCCCTCCAGGAAATCCTCAGAAAAAAAAAGAAAAATCTCGATATCGTAGTTTTCGGAGACGAACCATATCCCAGTTACAACCGAATTCTCCTCTCCGAAGTCCTCTCCGGCAAGCGAGGTTTTACACAGCTCACTCTCAAGCCCAGGAAATGGTATGAAGAAAATGGAATTCGCCTCTATACCGGAGCCCGGGTCACGGAGGTTGACGCGGGAAAGGGACGAGTCTATACGGAAAGCGGTTCCCTAAAATCCTCCCTCTTTGATCCCCGACTGGATCGGGGATACCCCAGATCCCACGGCTTCTCCTCCCCCTATGACAAACTCCTTCTGGCAACCGGCAGCCTGCCATCTATCCCTCCGATTCAAGGGACCGAGAAAAAGGGCGTTTTTGTATACAGGACAGTGGAGGATGTCTGGGGAATGATGGAGATGGCGCGCTACAAAAAGCGTGCTGTGGTGATAGGAGGAGGGCTTCTAGGGCTTGAGGCAGCCAAGGCTCTCAAGGACAATGGGATGGAGGTTACCGTCGTTCATCTTCTAGACAGACTAATGGAACAGCAGCTCGATTTTACCGCTGCATCTCTTCTCAAGGCACAGCTTGAACGAATGGGGATCAGGATTCTGATGGAACGAGTGACTGAGGAGGTTCTGGGAAACGGTAACGTAACTGGAGTCCGTTTCCGGGACGGAGAAACCGTGGATGCAGACCTGGTTCTCATATGTACCGGCATCCGACCGAATGCAGAACTAGGAAAGAAAGCAGGCTTAATGGTAAATCGCGGAGTTGTAGTAAACGACTACCTTGAAACAAGCAATTCGAACATTTATGCGGTTGGGGAATGCGTCGAGCATCGGGGAAGAACCTACGGACTCTTTGACCCCTTAATAGAGCAGGCACGGATTGTCGCCGATTCCATTGCCGGCGAGGGAGAACTCACTTACGAAGGCTCCCTTGTGTCCGCAGTGCTCAAAGTTGCCGGAATCAATCTAGTTTCTATCGGAAACTTTCTTGGCGGAGAAGGCTTTGATGAAGTTGCATATTCAGACCAGGAATTGGGACTCTACAAAAAGGTTGTTCTACAGAATAACCGGGTTGTCGGCGCCGTCCTTATGGGAGACGTAACAGAATATAGACGGCTCTTTAAGCTCATTAAAGAAGGCACCGAGGTCTCGGGTAGAAGGCAGTCGCTTCTGTGGGGTGAAAATACTTTAGAGACTAATGTAGAGACGACTCGGCGAGTGGTCTCTACGGTAAAATCAGAGGAAGAAACTGCGGTCGAAGAGATAAACGGCGACGTTCCACTAGTCCCAGAAGAGCCTCCGCCACACTACGTAACCGACAACGACAGGCAAAGAGCCAGGGCAAACAAGTGGCTCACCAAGATGGATACCCCGAGAATCAAATCAGAGGGACTGGAAGTGGATTTCGAACGATACCGCCGTGAGGGATTCTCGGTAATTCCCCCAGAGGACTTATACCGCTTGAAGACATACGGGTACTGCAGCCAAAAGCAAGAGGGGTATTTCATGCGACGAATCAGAGTACCCGGAGGGGAAATAACCGCCTCGCAATTGGAACAGGTCGCTCACCTTGCCGAGGAATATGGAGGATGGGTGCACCTGACAACTCGTCACAACATAGAGCTCCATTGGACTCAGGTCGAGAATTCGGAGAAGATTGATAACGCTCTCAAGGATGTTGGGCTCACCACCCGCTCCGCATGCGGTCACACCTTCCGAAACATCACCGCTTGTGAACAGGCTGGAATATGCGAGGACGAAATCATAGATGTACGACCCTGGGTTAAAATCGTCCACAACTACGTGATAGACAACTCTCCCTTCTTGAACAGGAAACTCCCCCGCCGACTAAATGTATATTTTGCCGGGTGCGGGAGCTGCCGCGCCTTCGCCCGACTAAACGACATTGCTTTCGTGGCGGTGTGGGGAAAATATCAGGGCGCAATGATTCCCGGTTTTGAGATATGGGTTGGAGGAAGCCTGGGAGCAAAACCTCACCTGTCCCACAAACTGCTCGACTTCGTCACCCCGGAACAAGCCCTGCCCGCAGTACAAACGATTACAGAAATCTACACCAGGCACGGATATGTCAGAGGAAACGCTAACCCGCGTCTTAAGGTTTTGATCGATGAGTGGGGATTCGACCGTTTCAAAGAGGAATTCCTAAGCCTGTTCAGTTATAGGTCTATTCCCTTGGAGATATCCGAGGTTCTAAATGCCTGCGACTTAGAAAATAAAAATAACGGGTCTATATCAGAAGAGGGAATCTATCCACAACAACAGAAGGGCTATTACCGGGTTGTGGTTCGAGTTCCACTTGGAGAACTGACATCCAAGCAAACGCTGGCCCTATGCCGTCTGTCTTTAGAGTACGGAGATGGGAGGCTTATAGTCACAAAACAGCAAAACCTGGAGCTTCAATGGGTGAAAAAGGAAAAACTACTCAAGCTTCTTAAAGCGCTCAGGGAGATTGGGCTTAGCCCTAAGGGTGCGGGGTCCATCCTGGATGTTCAAGCCTGCTCGGGAACGACATTTTGCATCTGGGGAGTCTCCGATTCGCAGGGAACCGGCGACACGCTCATCAGGCATATAGCAGAAAAGAAATACATGGAAGACGAGGAAGTGAGAAAGATAAGAATCCATATATCCGGATGTCCAAACAGTTGCGCCCAGCATCAGGTAGCGGAGATAGGACTCTCCGGCAGTAATGGAAAATACTTTCTCTATCTGGGCGGCCACATGAACGGAGACGCCAGGGTTGGTACGGTCGTCCGCTCGAATATCGCCCCGGATGAAATCAACCTGACGCTCGACACGATAATCGATCTTTATCTAGGAATGAGAGAAGAAAAAGAGTCCTTTGCGGTTTTCGTAGAGCGGGTCGGCACAGAAAAATTATCGAAGCTTCTAAGTGAGCGATTGGACACGCCAGAAGCCGTGCAAAATCGGGCTAGTTTGGCTGAAAAATCTAAAATCGATCCAGCGGATTCAATTGTAAAGGAATATACCATACGGTTCAAGCTAAACGGCAAGACTACCACTATCAAGGTTTGCCGGAATGAGAAAATACTTCAAAAAGGACTAGATGAAGGCCTTCCCCTACCCTTCAGTTGCCAGCAGGGAAGCTGCGGCACTTGCAAACTAAGAGTAAAAGGCAAATTTCATCAAGGTCAGGTTGAGGGGATTACACCCGAGGAGATAGCCAGCGGCTACGCCCTAATCTGCATGGCCGAACCGAGGGGGGATATGGAAGTGGAAGTATAA